ATAATCCAGACGAGCGAATGCCAAGCCAACTATTTGTTACACTGAATATCAGTCAACGTGATCTATGCGTAGAATTGGCGAATCGAATGCAGTACACTCGCTAGCTATAGCGAGGATTGGAAATAAGGAAGTGGACAGATTCTCGCCGTTGAGAAATTTTTTCCGAAGAGTTCCTGCCCCCTAGACAGATTTGTTCCTTCGGGATAAATATTTCGGAAGAAACTGGAGTGGCCCTAGTCATGCGTGGCGTTTCGCTGCGGTAGAACATGCTCCCTCCATTACAGCTCAATATGAGCAGCCGTATAATGTGACTACGTCACATCACACGGATGCTCACATGAGATGCAGCTAGAAAGTTCGGTAGGGCCACTCCTTTTTTTTGGGGGTTAAATGAGCGATCTTGAACAGTTGCTAGTTGGGCTTGATGCTGAGTCTGCTAGTGGCAGGATGCACGCCATTCAACGCTCTACTGCTTACGACAAACCCACGCGATCGGCATTCCTACTTAAAGCATTAGAGCATTGGGACCGTAAGGTTAGAGAAAAGTCAGCAAAAATCCTTCTCAAAATAGGTGGCGATCTCGAGTTGGCAGCTGTATGCAGCGCAGTTGACTCCAGGAAAGTCCCTCTTTTGAGACTGATTCCTTGGCTAGCTAGACGCAATCATGCTTTGACAACAAGGACCATCTATAATCTTACTCAACACTCACACAAGGTTATTTCTGAAGCTGCATCGAAGTATCTGATCAAAATGGATACGACAGAGGCGCTATTTTATAGATGGTCTAAACAGTCTAGAATTCCAAAAAAGTTGGCAGCGCAAATTGAGGCGTGCGCCTGCGAGAGAGTAGCTTCAGTACTCAGCGACATACCTGTTTCAGTTATTCATACGTTAAGGGGTAAGTTTCTTCGCTACCCTCTGCTTAAGAAATATTACCATGATAAATACAGCGACAGCCGTCCTCAAAGCTCCAAAGAAACAGTATCTCCAAAGGCACCAAAAGTTCAGAGCGAGTACGTACAGTCCTGGAATAAGCTAGGGATTGATTGGCGAATTGCAGGCTGGATTGTCAGAAACTGGTCTGATTTGGATGATGTTGGTTATTTTGAGTTTAAAATCCCCAAGAAGAACGGCACTGAACGCATCATTTCAGCGCCTGTTACGCCTTTAAAAATTGCTCAAAGGGTTGTTTTGGACAAAATACTGTCAACGGTCCCACAGCACGACGCCTGCCATGGGTTTCGGAAAAATTTTTCAATCATAACCAATGCCACTAAACACACGGGGAAAGACGTTGTTATACGAATAGACCTTAAAGATTTTTTTCCTTCGATCAAACCTGCTAGAATAGCTGGAATTTTCCGTTCACTCGGGTTCAGTGACTTTGAAATCCGTTTTCTAACCCGTGTTACCACCAGAGGTGGAGGCCTGCCGCAAGGCGCACCAAGTAGTCCGTGCTTGGCAAACATTGTAGCCCGGAGGCTTGATAGTAGGCTTAACGGTTTGGCTGCTTCAGTTGGTGGCACATATACTCGCTATGCAGACGATCTAATTATTAGCGGGCACAAGAATGTTGTTAGTATTTTGCCTGCTGTAAAAAGTATTATTCAAGAAGAAGATTTCGGCATTGCCAGCGAAAAGCTTCGTATAGCGCGAAAGGGTGCGCAGCAGAAGGTTACTGGCCTTATTGTTAATCAATGCGTTAACGCACCAAGAGAATTGAGGCGAAAGTTGCGAGCAGTTTTTCATAAACAATCCAAAGGAGAAGTTCCTTACTGGGGTAATAAGCCAATGTCTGAGTCTCAAATGCGCGGGTATCAGGCTTTTTTGTCGAGCATTGAAAAATCAAAAACAGACCAGCATGAAAAACTTTAGCTGCTTGTGAAAAAGCAAATCCCGTTCAAAAAAAACGTCATCCATGGCCACAGCTGCGAAAGCATGGCCGAATTGCCTGACGGAGCTATAGACTTAATATTTGCAGGGCCTCCCTACGGGTCTTTAATCAACTATTCAAGCTATGCAGCTGGTGAGCAGCACTACAAAGCTCACTCAACAGATCTTCCTCAATATATTACTTCATTTCAGACATGGTTTTCTGAATGTTTTCGTGTATTAAGAGCTGGTCGCTATTGCATCGTCAATCTGGGTACGATCAGAGAGAATCACAAAACCATTGCTTTGCCATTTTATGCTGTGTCTTGGTTAGAAGAACTGGGATTTTCGTTTCAATTTGAGATTGTATGGGACAAAATCGTAGGTGGTAGGCATGAAGCTCGAAACTTTCTTGCCCATCCTTTTCCTGGAAGGTTCACTCCGAACAATCGGGTTGAATATCTCTTGTTTTTCAAAAAAAATCCAAGGAAGGCATTTGCCCCCAGAAGTAAGTTTTATGATGCAAACATAATCCCTTTGACTGATTTATTTAAGCGCGAAATTGCAAACAATGTTTGGCATGTACATCCTGCAACAAAAAGATCTTCGCCAGACGTTTCGCACCCATGCCCATTTCCACCGGAAATTCCAGAGCGCATTATTACATACTTTTCATTTCCACAAGAGACAGTTCTAGATCCATTTATGGGGTCAGGGTCGACTGCTATTGCAGCCAAAAAGCTTGGGAGGTATTACGTTGGATATGAGACAGAGGATAGATTCAGGATTGACGCAGAGAGATTGATCGCGAAATACAAACGTAAATATATGGCGATTTGATGGTCAAAGTTTTAATCAACATATTTGCAGGTCTTCCGTTGCATATGAAATATGACCTGTTCTGGAAATGGTATTCGTAACAGGGACGAAATACAGTGAAACTGCCATTGAGTCACAGTAGAATTGTAAGTGCTTTCGCGCATGAGTTAGCATCTAGAATTTCGCAGGGAGTTATAAGACATTTGTGCCGCCTTGATCACGCGCTATATGCCGAAGACAGCCCGCTTAAGTCTATATGGGATGAGATTTGTTTTCAGGAGCAGAGTGAAAGATCCATAGACTGGGAAGTACTTGATGACATTGTCTGCGGGATTCTGGCGGGTTATGTTGATGAATTATCAAGGCATGAACGAGAAGCGCTTTGGGTGCAAACAGATGCAAGTGATGACTGGGATGAAGACCAATTTGACGCGGACAGTTATGATTTGGTTTCGGACGATGATATTATCAACTACATAGCCAGAGAGTATGTTTACGCTAAGGCCAGCAATTGGACAAACAGTCGCATTCGGGAATTCATCGATAGGTACCATTCCATAGATTGGGAATGAATGGGGGGCAGTCCTCCCATCGTGTATTCTAGCCACGTTATCGTTGGTTGCGCAGTTCACGCAAATAAGCTTCGACGCTACCGTCCTTAAGTTCTACTCGGTGGATGCCCGCACTCTCATATATGCCAAGAGCGATGGACTCCAGATCGTCAGCATTTTCAAAGCCGTCGATCGGATCACCCCAATTTACGGACTCGAGAAATTCCTCGGGCGTCATTTCTTTCCAAGTTTCTTCCACAGCGTTACTCCTGGATACATTCTGATTAGTTGTAAAAGAGTCATTGTCAAGCAAAGACAGCACTAAAGACCATCCAGGTCAAGATTTGACATCAACGGAAAAAGCAAGCACCAGTTCCTTAGTGCAATCAAATTGCGTTTAGTCTTTTTAACGAGGAAAGGTCGTTGTTCTGCCATACGCTAACACTCCCGATTGTTTTTCGTTCATCTAGCATTGCTGGAATATTTTGCAGGTATTCCGGCAAGAAAACGAGTGGGAATATTGAAAGTGACTTATCCCCATGCTCAGAAGAGACGTAAACTACAAATATACCTTCAGATTCAAAAATATCAATATCTTCAGTGACATTGTCTTTGTAGTATGTTGTTGACACTTTGCATATTGTTTCCTTTCTTGTGAGAGATCTGTAGATGGATTCTGCTACGACTGGTGAGTTGATAAGCTTGGCAGATGGGGATTCTAAAAAAGCATTGTAGTCAAAGAACGAAAGAATGTCAGATGGCAGAGGGGTCCCTTTAAGCGACTTTGACAGGACGGTGAGAACAAGTCTTTCCTTGTTTTTGAACCCGTCAACGAAGTTTAATAGAAAGGACTTGGCGAGCGACAGCTTTAGCCCACTTGCAATTGCGAACTTAGAAAAATCGATCAATGATTTTGGCGTTTGAAACCTGTCGACAGATATAAAGAACCCATCTTCAGACAGAAGTTTTGAAATTCCATCGAAATAGTCACTAGTGGGTGCCACAGATTCACATGGATTGGGCTGGATTACCTCGTGATAGACCAGGGACGCAAATATCATGTCATACGATCCAGGCTTATTGTTTTTTGAAAAGCTATCAAAAGTATCGTTTAGAAATGCAATGTTTGTCACTTTCAAGTCTGAAGCTCGCCTGCGAGCTAGATCAATGCCCTCTTTACATCTGTCAATCCCGATTCCACTTGATCCCTTAAGTTCACGGGCTAAAAAACATGAAATTAATCCGTTGTCGCAGCCAATCTCAAGGAATTTGCGGCAGTTGGTAAAGTTTTCATTTATGATCCACTGGAAAAAAGGCTCTAGGCGTGGACAGTCAAATGCAGCAGCAATGTCGTTGGCAAATTCAAGTGTAGTATTTTTTATTGGATATGGATCGCAACAAGTGTTGTTGTCGACACGTGCATCTACGCACTTTAAAAAATCAACAGCCAAAGCTCCATGCTTTTTGATCAATAACTTTTCAAATTTATTCTTGTTTTTGTGTATATCAATCTTGCAATCCGAAAAGAAACTTTTGATTTTTACCGAAGTAGTTTTATGCATATTCTTTGTCCGTATGGAGTGTGCTGAGGTTTTTACATCATAAATGTAATCTAGATGTGGAGGGGCAAACTACTAAATTAGAGCTTCTCATGGACATTTCCTTGAGTTTAGTAGAACGCTACCATCCCGTGGACAGCAACTCCCTCATGCTAACGGCATTGAGAACCGAGGCGCAGGTTTCCCAGTCCGCATCCTCCACCTTGCTATACTTCACGTCAAAGGGATTGCGAGTGGCCGTTGTTCGATCAATTAGCTGACGGGCGGATTGCTCATTGTGTAGAGCCACTTCAACCCACACATCTTCAAGGGTGTCTGGTATTTGGCCAAAGAGGTCGTGAATGGCCTCTAGGCGTTCAGCCAATACCCGGTGGACCCGGTCTTCTACGGATTCCCTGTAGCGAAGATTAGCAATCCAGACTTCATCCCGAGCTTGCCCAATGCGCTGAATACGGCCCTTGCGTTGCTCCAGGCGTGTCGGATTCCAGGGCAAGTCGATGTTGATAAGCGTACCAAGGCGTTGCAGGTTGAGACCTTCTGACGCTGCATCCGTACCAAGTAGCAATTTGATGTCGGCGGTCCGGACGCGCTCCTTGAGAAGGTTTCGGTCGCAACGCTCAAAGCGCCCGCCCCTCCAGAACCCTGAACGATTGCTTCCAGCATAGAGGCCAATATCCATACCCTGAAAGGCCTCCATCCTGGCCAGTTCGCTGCCTATCCACCATACCGTGTCATAATACTGGGAAAACAGGATGCACCCCAGGTCAATCCAGGGCCTGTTCAAACCGTGTCTCCGACCCAGCAAATAGTCAGTTACGGCTTCGAGCTTGGGGTCGGCAGTACCACCCTGACGCAAGAGGTCCAAGCAGCGTTGCAAAGATGCACGTTCGGCATCAGTGAACTGCTTGAACTCGCTGACCGTGTCTTGAGAGGCTGTCAATCCCGATTCTTCTTCTACCTCATCGTCATCTTCATCCAAAACTAAATCAGGGTCTTGACCGAGAAGCTTCATGACCGTCCGCCGACCTGCCTCCATCGAACTCCCAAGGCGGCGCAGAAGCAACGTCTTGAAGAAACCAGCCCCTCGTACGCGTTGTTGGAGCAAAGAACAAAACGCCTCGGCCTCTTGATAAGCTTCAAGTAAATATCCCCCCAGGAGTAGCCCGCCATCGTCTTCCTCGCCAAAAAGGCGCACGCTGACTTTGGGGAGGTAATAACTTCCTGTGGCTGGATTGATGGTAGATTCCAGATAGGCCCGAGTACGGCGTACAATGCAGCGTAGTAACGGATTGAAGCGCTGGCCGTAATCAGGCAGCAGTTCATTGCCAAGCTGAACATTACGCAAGGCCGGAGGAAGCTGGTCAAATGTTTCGGGCGGGAATTGCCAACGAGCGTCGTCTGCCTCGATATAGTTTCGGATGCGTCTGAAGGCTGAATCTTCCTCTTTCGCTGGCATGGGATCGCGCACAAATTCCCATCCTTGACGCAAGTCTTCCGTGGGCACGGCGATTTGGCCGGTGGCGACATCAAGGCATAGGCTAGGCCTAAACCAGGGGCTACTCTGGGTTCGCCCCCCCAGTACACCGTCGTTGCCTTGAGCCAGAATGTGCAGCAAATCCCAGGCTTCAACAGGGTGCAACTGCACTGGTGTGGCTGTAGCCAGAAGCATGCTCTTGGTCTTGAGCCCTACCTGGCGCAAGAAATCCATCAGCTTGTTGGGTTCGGCTCGCTCGTTCACATCTTCAGGACCGGCGTCCACCTTGGGAACCTTCCGCCTTCTGGCACGATGAGCCTCGTCCACGATTACGCAGGTATACTTCCGGCTCAAGAGTTGATTGACGGCCTCGGCCATGCCGCGCACAACGAGACCCTGTGAGACCAAGCCAATACGGCGCGGGCATTTGCCCAGGCTCTTGGTGCCTTCGGATGGATACTCCAATTCGTTTTCATCCACCCAAGCCCGGCCGTTCCAACGCGCAGAGGGGAGCTGCAAGAAATCCATCAATTCGCCCTGCCATTGCTGAAGAAGTGGCTTGGGTGCGAGTATCAGGATTGGCCCTCCGCCTGGATCGTCCACAGCCATGAGCAGGGCAGCCATGGCCAGTTGGATCGTCTTGCCCAAGCCGACCTGATCCGCCAGAACCAAGCGTGCTCCGCCTAGACGATGTCGTTCAAGAGCAAGGCGTGCAAAATACTTCTGATGCGGCCACAATCCTTGCTCCTGTCGGTAAATCGGCGTTTCCACAGCCACCGCAGCCGCCGCTTCGGTGGCGTCCACGGCCTGTAATTCCTGTGGTTCAACGACTGTGCGAGATACGATGCGTTTAACGTCCTGGGCAATGAAGGGGCAGCAGGCCAAATCAACTGCACGGGGATCATTCCATAGCGCCAGAAACTCTTCCTGAACCCAGGCCATCGTTTCCGGGGTGTCGTCCTCCCAGAGAAGCTCGTAATTAAGTTTCCAGGCGGAGAGGCTTTCATTGACGCTGCCCAAAAAAGCCGTGCCCGAACCATCCGCATAGCGGATCAACCCTGCCTTGCCGTGAATCAAGCCAAAGGCTGAATCAGGCAAAACGCGAATTTCGATTTTCTGATTGGTCAGAGCGGCATAAAGTTCACGATACCGTGGCAGAGCCAAGGGTGGCGCATCTTCAGGACGTCCCGAGCACCAACTACGGCGCAAAGCTGCCTGAGCCGCTGAGGCCGTGATCATGTCATGGGGATCAAGGTCGGAATTGCAGACTATACGGACTTTGCCGCTCACGTTGGCCAAGGCTTCCCCGGCCACCTCAAAGAGGCTTGAGCGGAAATACCCAGCTATGCGGTCGTAAGACACCGCTCCGGTGAGGCGTTGAGCCAGGACCGTCTGATGTAGACGACCACGGCGGCTGGAATGATGGCGCAGCATCAGGCTTCGTCGTTGCGCAGACGCCCAGCTAGGATGCGGGCAGACTCTGAGTCGGGCGTCCATTCATCCATTCCTTGGGAATTTGCCAGTGTCGACAACCATTCCAAAAGTCCCAGGAACAGCTCTCGCTTGCTCCAGTAGCTCTGGCCATACGTGTCTCGTAGGTATTGCCTGCCTGATTCGGGGTTAAGGTCTGCCCGAGTGGTTTCGCGCATGGCAAAAAGCAGGTGACGCAAGGGTGAAAAGGCGAATGGGTGGGGCGCGCCAGTCGCTGCTCGGCCACGCCGAGAGGGAAGTGTTTGGGCATTGCCTTCGTTGGCCACGGCCAATAGAGACGCCCCCAGGCCGCTTGCCGTATGCATGCGTGTGCCGTTGGCTTTGTCCGTCTTGAGCAGAGGGCGAATGTCAGCCACACCAAAGCCTCGAGCCAATTCTTCGTACATACCTTTGCGACGTTCTCCCCGACTTTCGATGTCCAAAGCGCGCATATAGTAGCGTTCGACCAAGGAGAGGTCTCGCCATACTCCGTGTAGGCCGCGTGGCACCAGGATTGAACAGGCGATTTCCAAGGCACGTTCGATGACCTTCTGAAAATCGCTCTTTTCGTTCCGGTCACGCTGCGCAAAGACTTCGTGTTCCACGTCCCGACCGTCCAACGTCGAGTAACGTGTTAGTACCTTGAGGGCGGCGGCATAGGCGGCCAACTGATAGTCAGCGTCGTTAAAATTGGGCTCCCCGGCCTCATCCAAGGACTGCATGAAGGCAATCTGATTTTGAACCTCGTCTTCCACCAGGGGGGAAACCTCGTCCATGAAACCGGGTTCTGATTCCAAGCGTTTGCGCAGAACCAAGCAAACAGTCCCTTGTACGTAATCGCCTTTTTTTAAGCCCACAGCGTCCGTCTCGGTGCTAATGGTCCATGCGGCTGTGGCCGTAAGCCCGGCTGCCCAAAGAATCATGCCCAGATTAGCCCAGACTCCGGGGTTTTTGTGAGTGAACATGACCAACTGCAGGCCATTATCCGGCATACACCGGGCCAAGTTGCGATAGATATCGACCATTGACCGCCGAAAATCTTCTCCGTCCCCGCGCACGGCCAGTTCAGCTCGGGCATCAGGTACCCAATTCGGAAACACTCGGGCCATCTGTGTGTCATACCAAGCTAAGAAGAAGTCGCCCAACTCGTGATAGTTTATCGCGTCGGCGTAGGGGGGGTCCGTTACCCAAAGTTCGCATGGACTATTTATGTCGCGAGCATCTGTCACTGATACCTTGCCCACATTTCCAAAAGAAATTGGATGGGCACCGTCAAGAAGCTGAAACGTCGGCGCTAACTTCGAGAGGGCCCGCCCTGCGTAACTCACTAATGTATTCAATGCTTGATTAGTAAAAGTTTGATTGCCTTTTTCGTTACTTCCATGCCACATCCAGGCGCAGCTACGAGAATCCCAGTCGGCAATCCTGCCCAAGCCCAACAAGCAAGCAACATGCATTTCCTGCGAAGATGCAATGCGACTTGAAATCTCTGCGACTAGACCATGCGTCAGCAACTGTCTTGGTGTATAAAAGTGGTGCCAATAACTCCACCCGCGCTCCCGAATAGGCTGCTCAGTGTTGTAGCCACTCGAAATAGCCTTAGAGGGGATGAAGCCTTTTCTTTGCCACTGTGCAAAACGTTCCCTCAGAAGGATCAGCACCTTAGCTTCACGCTCCAGATCTGTGTGGTCAGGAGCAGCATAACGGCGGACCTCCTTGGTCCTTCCGGTGATTTCATCCTCTGTCTCTTGAACCCAGCGGATGCAGTATAACCGCTCTTGAAAAACGTCGTCTGGACGTGGCGCAAGATCTTCATTCGTCCAGCGGCGCAGACCCTCTGGGCCGCGCAGAGCTTCTAGGGACCAGGAACGATTAGAGTCAAAGGGGTCCACCACCCGGCTACTGACTATGGTTGCTCCTTTCCCGTCCTTGTACGCCTTCAATTCAGCACTGGATACGTATTGAATCTCAGGCTGGAGCCTGTCCGAACCGGGAACGCGCCGCCATGTGACCACTACCTTGGACTTTTCGCCAATCAGCCAACTAGGAGCGAGAGGTATGTAATAGTCACAACCTTCTGGTTTAACCTCCACGCAATAAAGATAGGCGTCTGCCCGTTCGCCCTGGTCGTTGTGCTCGATACCCCAGTCGGTGATCTGTTTATCTGCTTCGCGTAGAACCTTGGCCTGTACGCGCATTACCTTTTCTTGCATTTCGCGGCCACCGCCCAGCAGATTCAGGTCGGCCCAAGTCAAGAGGGCGGCCACCGGGTTCAGGTCGTACCCAAAAGCTTCACATCCGATACGCGCTGCCTCAAAGGGGATAGACCCGCCTCCGCAAAAACAATCCCCTACCCGTGGGGGGTGTCCGAATTGCCGCACTCCCAGTTCCCGCACTAGGCCAGGAAGGCTCGAGGCCGTAGTGCCAAGATGTGCGTTGATTTCGGACCAGGTCTCTACCTTGGGGCCGACGATATTTTCTGGACGCTCACAATGCCTAATCCGTTCTGCATAAGGGAGGGCGTCAAATTCTTCCCGGCTAGGGATTGGACGCCGCCTTTGGTTGTCCAGCTCATTTCTATCCACATCACCAAGGGAGTCCCAAATCAGTGCGCAAATCTCTTCTTTTTCTTCGTCGCTCAGGCCCCGTTTAAAACCTCGCGCGCCAAAATACTCTTCCTGAACGTCGGAGTTCGCCGCTTCCCGCCAGGCAACGGCAGGAATCTCACCTTTGCAACGCAGCCAGACCCCATCGTCGTCCATGGTCAATATCTTCAGGAAAATTTCGCGGTCTTTCTTGGGGTTGTCCGAGGCGGGCATGAGCATCCCCAGGATGGCCGCACGAACCAGGATCAACGGCTTGCGTCCCCACCATTTGCCTAGACGAGTAAGGGTCTGGCCATTGTTAGCTTTGCGTTCCTTGTAGGCTTCGGCGGATAGGCGAGCAATCGGGAACTGGTTCTCAATGAATACGGACATGATGCATCCTTACAGAGGCAACAAAAGTTGAGATTGAGGATGGGCCAGAAGTTCGCGCCGGGCCTTTGGGGACATACCCTCGCCCTTGACGAAGGGATTGTCGGCCAGAGCCGCACGCAGGGCTTTGCGCCAGCCAATTCCTTTTTGCAACGCCTGCCCAGTGGTGGACACTGTCATGGTATACAACCACCAACGTTCCTCTGGTGCCAGGGCCTCCCAGTTACGCAGAGCGTTGGGGATGTCATCGGGTGAAGCCTCTTCAACGGCCCAGCACAGGATACATAGCTCTTTGCCAAGTGAAGCATGAACCGGGGTGGGTTTGCCTGGATTTTTAACAAATCTAACCGTGGGCATACCATTGGCTCGCAATCGCCGATTGGCTTCTTCCCAAAAGGCTGGGGCAAGGGCAAGCCAGCGGGTACGGTCGATGACAACTCGCATGCTTGGCGCATTAGGGGCCAAGCTTTCCAAAGGGCGCAAACCAAGATCAACCAAGTCCTGACCACGATGCTCGGTGATAAAAATGAGGTCATCACCGGATGTACCTTTGGGTACATCAATCAGAAATCCGTGTCGCGCTTCTTCAGGCAAGAAGCCCAGTCCTAGGATTTTTCGGCTCGCTGAGCGAGAACCTGCCATGGCTATTGTCGTACCTTGCTCAAATCAAAAGATTGTTTAGACACCTGGAGCCAGTCAAGCAGACCTTGGCCCGTTGCAAAGCGCATCCCCCCTACAGTCATCCGTAGGGAACCACCTTGGACGATGTCCGCCAGTTTCTCGGTGACAGCACGCAGAGTGGGGCCGTCGTAACCGCTGTCCAAGGCCCCAGAATAATCAATGCTCTGTAGTCCGTCACTACTTTCAGCAGTCAAGCCGATGTCATGGGCTGTCACTGCGGATGTGCTCTCTAGTCGCGTAATGAAATCCCAGACTTGGCCTGGGTCGTCCAGTTTGGTTTTGAGAAGCCACTGGGCAGGTTTGGCCAGGTCAAGAGTGCGCTCTTCCTGCCCTTGTTGAGGGATGGTGATTCGGACGACTTCAGATTGAAGTTGGTAGGCTGAAGCTACGGCCATGGCGCAAACCACTCTGCAACCGCCAGGCACCCGAACCGGACCGGAATAGGTTGCGGAGAGCATGGGTGTGGGGGAGGACCCGTCCGTGGTGTAGCGGATGGTTACTCCCCCCGCCTTGGGTAGAGCGGAAAGTTCTACCTCGTAGTGGTCACCCCGGTTGTGGAGTTGGTACTTGAGCCGCAATTTGGCAGTCCATTCCTTGACCGCGCTGACCCGTTCTGGTTGAGCGGGATCATGAGCCAAGAAACGATACCGCAAGGCAGTGGCTTCGAATCGAGCAGGGGTAGGCACTGGGGTAGATGCGGGTGTGGGGTCGGCGTCCCCGGTTTCGTAAACCACAGCTTCAGCGTGCAGGGGCTCAATTTTCAAATACGTGCGACCATCCCCGTCTTCATCAGTTGACAGCTCTCGGATTGCTACTTCTGGGCTGGGCGGTGGGAACGGTCCACGCCGGACATGGTTGCCTTCCTCTCTCCAAAGGGCCCGGCGTAAGCAATCGGCCTTGAGGTCGTCCAGGGCTGATACCTTGTGCAAAGGCCAGGACGTATTCACGGCTGCATTGCGTTTGAAATCACTCCAGAGAACGACTTTGGTCTCCGCACTGCCGAAAAGACGAGCTTCGGCCCGAGCCCGGAAGCTATCATCATCGATCTTCGTGGTAAATTTCTGGGCGTTTTCAAGGGTCTTACGAATGGTAGCCTCGCCGCTTTGATTGCCTGCAAAGGCCAGCTCGATGCCAGACGTTCTCAAGGCATTATTGATAGACGGGTAAACGAGTTGATCAAAGGCTTCTTTCAGAGCGGCACTGAATTGTAAATTGACCCGATCTTCTAGGGAATCAAGGGCGCGCCATTGAGGGTCGTCGGACGGCGTGTTTTCCGCACGCAACTCGTCTCCAATGCTTTGCAATGCCCTGGCCTGACGAGCGCAGTCCAGCACTTTCTGGAAGGTATCACGCGATCCTGATAGAAATAATACTCGATTTTTATACTGCTGCTGGCCCCACCAGTCCTGCCAATCTGAAGAAATGGGCAGTCGGTTGGCCTGGCCTCCAGGGCGAACAATTACCAGGGTGGTTTTGTCCTGTTCAATTTGAACTTCGTCCAGGGGAGGCAGGATTCGCGCCACTTGGTAGCAATCCCGCAGGCTGGGGGAGAAATCTTTCTCTAAATGCTCTTTGAGCATGCGGTCTACCACTTCTGAATGCAGAGACTGAGCAGTGGAACGCAATTTTGCGGCCAAGTTTTGTTGGTTCTTAAAATAATAACGCCCGTCAGGGGAGTTGTGCAGATACCAAGCCCTGGTTGCGAGTTTATCCAGAACGTTGGCCTTGAAAGTAGACAGGTCGCGGCCAGGACGCTGTAAACCGTCGACTAACTGAAATTCACGCAGCCCATGAATGGCCCCAGGTGTAGTGGAGAGAGAGGCCACGAGCATGAGCCGGGCGGCGTCCGAGGCGTCAGTTGTGTCATTAGCGAGGTCGATCTGTTCCACTTCGGCATCGCCGCCGTGGGCAATGTCGTGGGCAATAGCTTCGCTCAATGAAGGATTGATGGTTCTGATTTCCGA
This genomic stretch from Fundidesulfovibrio soli harbors:
- a CDS encoding reverse transcriptase domain-containing protein, with translation MSDLEQLLVGLDAESASGRMHAIQRSTAYDKPTRSAFLLKALEHWDRKVREKSAKILLKIGGDLELAAVCSAVDSRKVPLLRLIPWLARRNHALTTRTIYNLTQHSHKVISEAASKYLIKMDTTEALFYRWSKQSRIPKKLAAQIEACACERVASVLSDIPVSVIHTLRGKFLRYPLLKKYYHDKYSDSRPQSSKETVSPKAPKVQSEYVQSWNKLGIDWRIAGWIVRNWSDLDDVGYFEFKIPKKNGTERIISAPVTPLKIAQRVVLDKILSTVPQHDACHGFRKNFSIITNATKHTGKDVVIRIDLKDFFPSIKPARIAGIFRSLGFSDFEIRFLTRVTTRGGGLPQGAPSSPCLANIVARRLDSRLNGLAASVGGTYTRYADDLIISGHKNVVSILPAVKSIIQEEDFGIASEKLRIARKGAQQKVTGLIVNQCVNAPRELRRKLRAVFHKQSKGEVPYWGNKPMSESQMRGYQAFLSSIEKSKTDQHEKL
- a CDS encoding phospholipase D-like domain-containing anti-phage protein, producing MLRHHSSRRGRLHQTVLAQRLTGAVSYDRIAGYFRSSLFEVAGEALANVSGKVRIVCNSDLDPHDMITASAAQAALRRSWCSGRPEDAPPLALPRYRELYAALTNQKIEIRVLPDSAFGLIHGKAGLIRYADGSGTAFLGSVNESLSAWKLNYELLWEDDTPETMAWVQEEFLALWNDPRAVDLACCPFIAQDVKRIVSRTVVEPQELQAVDATEAAAAVAVETPIYRQEQGLWPHQKYFARLALERHRLGGARLVLADQVGLGKTIQLAMAALLMAVDDPGGGPILILAPKPLLQQWQGELMDFLQLPSARWNGRAWVDENELEYPSEGTKSLGKCPRRIGLVSQGLVVRGMAEAVNQLLSRKYTCVIVDEAHRARRRKVPKVDAGPEDVNERAEPNKLMDFLRQVGLKTKSMLLATATPVQLHPVEAWDLLHILAQGNDGVLGGRTQSSPWFRPSLCLDVATGQIAVPTEDLRQGWEFVRDPMPAKEEDSAFRRIRNYIEADDARWQFPPETFDQLPPALRNVQLGNELLPDYGQRFNPLLRCIVRRTRAYLESTINPATGSYYLPKVSVRLFGEEDDGGLLLGGYLLEAYQEAEAFCSLLQQRVRGAGFFKTLLLRRLGSSMEAGRRTVMKLLGQDPDLVLDEDDDEVEEESGLTASQDTVSEFKQFTDAERASLQRCLDLLRQGGTADPKLEAVTDYLLGRRHGLNRPWIDLGCILFSQYYDTVWWIGSELARMEAFQGMDIGLYAGSNRSGFWRGGRFERCDRNLLKERVRTADIKLLLGTDAASEGLNLQRLGTLINIDLPWNPTRLEQRKGRIQRIGQARDEVWIANLRYRESVEDRVHRVLAERLEAIHDLFGQIPDTLEDVWVEVALHNEQSARQLIDRTTATRNPFDVKYSKVEDADWETCASVLNAVSMRELLSTGW
- a CDS encoding DNA-methyltransferase; amino-acid sequence: MKKQIPFKKNVIHGHSCESMAELPDGAIDLIFAGPPYGSLINYSSYAAGEQHYKAHSTDLPQYITSFQTWFSECFRVLRAGRYCIVNLGTIRENHKTIALPFYAVSWLEELGFSFQFEIVWDKIVGGRHEARNFLAHPFPGRFTPNNRVEYLLFFKKNPRKAFAPRSKFYDANIIPLTDLFKREIANNVWHVHPATKRSSPDVSHPCPFPPEIPERIITYFSFPQETVLDPFMGSGSTAIAAKKLGRYYVGYETEDRFRIDAERLIAKYKRKYMAI
- a CDS encoding class I SAM-dependent methyltransferase; the protein is MHKTTSVKIKSFFSDCKIDIHKNKNKFEKLLIKKHGALAVDFLKCVDARVDNNTCCDPYPIKNTTLEFANDIAAAFDCPRLEPFFQWIINENFTNCRKFLEIGCDNGLISCFLARELKGSSGIGIDRCKEGIDLARRRASDLKVTNIAFLNDTFDSFSKNNKPGSYDMIFASLVYHEVIQPNPCESVAPTSDYFDGISKLLSEDGFFISVDRFQTPKSLIDFSKFAIASGLKLSLAKSFLLNFVDGFKNKERLVLTVLSKSLKGTPLPSDILSFFDYNAFLESPSAKLINSPVVAESIYRSLTRKETICKVSTTYYKDNVTEDIDIFESEGIFVVYVSSEHGDKSLSIFPLVFLPEYLQNIPAMLDERKTIGSVSVWQNNDLSSLKRLNAI